A single genomic interval of Canis lupus dingo isolate Sandy chromosome 6, ASM325472v2, whole genome shotgun sequence harbors:
- the SPSB3 gene encoding SPRY domain-containing SOCS box protein 3 isoform X2 → MPGLWLWQGPRTGATTLTGSDSDSDPESSALPPPIPSAVPVTGESFCDCDSQSEASLCGSLHVVHRGKDKDCRCGEEDEHFDWVWDDLNKSSATLLSCDNRKVNFHMEYSCGTAAIRGTKELGEGQHFWEIKMTSPVYGTDMMVGIGTSDVDLDKYHHTFCSLLGRDEDSWGLSYTGLLHHKGDKTSFSSRFGQGSIIGVHLDTWHGTLTFFKNRKCIGVAATKLQNKKFYPMVCSTAAKSSMKVIRSCASITSLQYLCCYRLRQLRPDSGDTLEGLPLPPGLKQVLHHKLGWVLSMSCGRRKPPAPSPKATATPGSPEPRHCQRKRCRRT, encoded by the exons TGACTCTGACTCCGACCCCGAGTCCTCGGCCCTGCCGCCGCCCATCCCCAGCGCCGTGCCTGTGACTGGGGAGTCCTTCTGTGACTGTGACAGCCAGAGCGAGGCCTCCTTGTGCGGCAGCCTGCACGTGGTGCACCGGGGCAAGGACAAGGACTGCCGCTGCGGCGAGGAGGACGAGC ATTTTGACTGGGTATGGGATGACTTGAATAAGTCTTCGGCCACTCTGCTGAGCTGTGACAACCGGAAGGTCAACTTCCACATGGAGTACAGCTGTGGCACCGCGGCCATCAGGGGCACcaaggagctgggggagggccaGCACTTCTGGGAGATCAAGATGACCTCGCCGGTCTACGGCACTGACATG ATGGTGGGCATCGGCACATCAGATGTGGACCTGGACAAGTACCACCACACGTTCTGCAGTCTGCTTGGCAGGGATGAGGACAGCTGGGGCCTCTCCTACACAG ggctTCTCCACCACAAGGGTGACAAGACGAGCTTCTCCTCGAGGTTTGGCCAGGGCTCCATCATTGGCGTGCACCTGGACACCTGGCATGGGACGCTCACCTTCTTTAAGAACAGGAAGTGCATAG gcgtGGCGGCCACCAAGCTGCAGAACAAGAAGTTCTACCCGATGGTGTGCTCCACGGCCGCCAAGAGCAGCATGAAGGTGATCCGCTCGTGCGCTAGCATCACGTCCCTACAGTACCTGTGCTGCTACCGCCTGCGCCAGCTGCGGCCCGACTCCGGGGACACGCTGGAGGGGCTGCCCCTGCCGCCTGGCCTCAAGCAGGTGCTGCACCACAAGCTGGGCTGGGTCCTGAGCATGAGCTGTGGCCGCCGCAagccccccgcgccctcccccaaGGCCACGGCCACCCCTGGCAGCCCTGAGCCCCGGCACTGCCAGAGGAAGCGCTGCCGACGGACCTAA